The Rhodothermales bacterium genome contains the following window.
ACGTCAGCCGCACGACGTAGAGGCCGGCCGGGAGCGCACCCGCCGCCAGCCGCACCGCCTGCGCCTCGGCCGTCGCCGGCCCGTCGTGGAGCACGGCCACCTCGCGCCCGAGCACGTCGTAGACGGCGACGCGGGCGGGCCCGGCCTCGGCGAGGGCGAACGTCAGCGCGGTCTCGCCGCGGAACGGATTCGGCCCCGCCAGCCGCAGCGAAGCCTCGTCACGCTCCGGCACCCCGACGGTGTCCGACGTGCCCTCCTGGAAGAAGCGGTAGACGCGGCCGTTCTGACGGACGAAGTAGAGCTCGCCGGCCGCATCTTCACCAAAGGAAGTGAGCGTGCTGAAGGTGCCGACAGCGAGCGCCTCATTCGTCACCGGACGGCCCGAATCGTCGAGCGCCCAGAGCTGCCCGCTGCAGTAGTCGCCGTAGATGTAGCGCCCTTCGAGCGCGGGCACGTCGCTGCCTCGGTAGACGTAGCCGCCGGTGACGGAGCAGTGGGGCGATCCGGACTGGCTGCTGTACACCCACGCGGGGAACGTGAGGCCCTCGGGATCGCACGGCCCGTCGAAGCAGGCGTTGCCCTCGTACGTATTCCAGCCGTAGTTGCCGCCGTCTTCCATCCGATCTACCTCCTCCCACGCGCCCTGGCCGACGTCGGCGATCCAGCCCTCGCCGGTCTCGCGGTCGAAGGAGAAGCGCCACGGGTTGCGGAGGCCCCAGGCGTAGATCTCGTCGCACGAGCCGCCCGGCCCGTCGGCGATCGCGTTCGGCGGAACGGTGTAGTTCGCGCCCGGGCCGCCGCAGTCGGGCGCAGTGCCGCCGCCGTCGACGTCGAGGCGGAGGATGGCGCCGAGGAGCGTCGTGGGGTCCTGCCCGTTCTCTTCCGGGTCGCCGCCGGAGCCGCCGTCGCCGAAGGAGGCGTAGAGGTAGCCGTCGGGCCCGAAGGCGAGGCCGCCGCCGTTGTGGTTGCTGAACGGCTGCGCGATGTCGAGCAGGACCAGCTCGCTATCGGGGTCGCCCTGCTGCGGGTTCGCCGTCGAACGGGAGAACCGCGAGACGCGCGAGCGCAGCGGGCTCGCCACCGTGTAGTTGACGTAGAAGTACCCGTTCGTCTCGTAGTCCGGGTGGAACGCGAGCCCGAGCAGCCCCGTCTCGCCGCCGCTCGTGACGCGGTCATCGATGTCGAGGAAGACGCTCGTCGTGCTCACGTCGGGGTCGTTGTCGAAGACGCGGATGACGCCGCGCTGCTCGACGACGTAGAGGAGGTCCGGGTTCACCGGGTCGTGCTCGACGCCGACCGGGCTGCTGAAGGTGAGGTTGGGAAAGGCGAGGTCCGCGCTGAGTTGGGCGGATGCGGGGGCCGCGAAGGCGAGGAGGAGCGCGGCGAAGAGGAGGGGGCGCATGACGGACGGGGTCGTGGTGGGCGATGCGGGGCCGATATATACTAAAAAACGGCGCAGCTTGGAAGGCGGATCGGCACCACCCGAGCAGATGGGAACGCCTGTGCGAGCGGCCGGCCGGACAGGAGGCACGATGGCCCGGCGCCTCGTCGTTGATGTAGCTTCCGCCCTTTCCCGTTCGCCTTCCCCTCCCCGATGCGGTCCCTCCTCTTCCTGCTGCTCGCCGGGGCGTGCGCGTGCACGCTCGGCGCCTGCGCGTCCACCGCCGATCCGCCGGCTCTCCCTCCCGTCCCCGAGCGCGTGACGGCGTGGGAGGCGTGGCGCGCGGCGAAGGACTCGCTCTTCCGCAGCCCGGCCACCCCGCTGCTGCCCACGCAGCAGGGCGCGTTCCGCGGGCTCCCGTACTTCGACTACGACTCGACGCTCGCCTTCGCCGTCACGCTCGACCCGACGCTCCAGCGCGACACCCTCCGCATGGCGACCTCCACCGGCGAGCCGCGCGACTACGTCCGCTTCGGCTCGTTCTCGTTCCCCTTCGATGGCCGCCGCCACCGCCTCGCCGTCTTCCAACCGCTCGACCCGAACGAGCGCCGCCTCTTCCTCCCCTTCGCCGACGCCACGAGCGGCGGCGCTACCTACAGCGCCGGCCGCTACCTCGACTTCGACCCGGCACCGGACGGGCGCTACGTGCTGGACTTCAACTACGCCTACAGCCCGTACTGCGCTTACAACCCGAGCTACAGCTGCCCGCTACCGCCGCCCGAGAACAGGCTGCCCATCGCCGTCCGCGCGGGCGAACGGAACGCGACATCGGCCTGAACCGGGCGGCTTCCCCGTCAGCGGTCACGCTCACCCGTCGTCGTCGTCGTCGTCGTCGTCATCATCGTCGTCGTCATCGTCGTTCCGACGTCGGTCGTCGTAGCGCCCTCGGTCATTGTCGCGGTGTCCCCGGCGGCGGGCGCGGTCGTCACGGCGGGCTGAGCGCTCGAGGTCGCGGGTGATCTCTCGGTAGACCCGGCGCTGCCGGCGGTCGAGTTCACGCTCGATGCGCTTATCGGCGTCGCGCCACCAATCCCGCGTGCTGCGCTCGGCGGCGCGGCGCGGGAAGGGATAGGCCCGGTCCCGATCCCGCGAGCGGACGCGGCGAACGCGGTCGTAGGCACGGTCGGTGAGGAGCTGCGTAATGCGCTGCTCCTGCCGCCGATCCAATCGGAGGGCGCGGTCGAGCGAGCGGACGTAGCGGTTGGCATCCTGGGAAACGCGCGAGTAGATGACCCGCTCGGCCCGCGTCGAGGTTCCACGGGTGTCGGGGTAGCGGCGGTCGTTCCGGGTGGTCTGGGTCCCGAGCGGCACACAACCGGCGGCGATCAGGCTGATGCCGACGAGGAGCAGCAGGGAGAGGGTCGAGCGAGATGTGGGAGTAGTCATGAGGCGGACAGCGATATGTGGCGGGTGGGGTGGTGGAGCCTCCACGCAACGAGCC
Protein-coding sequences here:
- a CDS encoding PQQ-dependent sugar dehydrogenase, yielding MRPLLFAALLLAFAAPASAQLSADLAFPNLTFSSPVGVEHDPVNPDLLYVVEQRGVIRVFDNDPDVSTTSVFLDIDDRVTSGGETGLLGLAFHPDYETNGYFYVNYTVASPLRSRVSRFSRSTANPQQGDPDSELVLLDIAQPFSNHNGGGLAFGPDGYLYASFGDGGSGGDPEENGQDPTTLLGAILRLDVDGGGTAPDCGGPGANYTVPPNAIADGPGGSCDEIYAWGLRNPWRFSFDRETGEGWIADVGQGAWEEVDRMEDGGNYGWNTYEGNACFDGPCDPEGLTFPAWVYSSQSGSPHCSVTGGYVYRGSDVPALEGRYIYGDYCSGQLWALDDSGRPVTNEALAVGTFSTLTSFGEDAAGELYFVRQNGRVYRFFQEGTSDTVGVPERDEASLRLAGPNPFRGETALTFALAEAGPARVAVYDVLGREVAVLHDGPATAEAQAVRLAAGALPAGLYVVRLTSGSAEHTLKVMLVR
- a CDS encoding DUF1684 domain-containing protein, whose protein sequence is MRSLLFLLLAGACACTLGACASTADPPALPPVPERVTAWEAWRAAKDSLFRSPATPLLPTQQGAFRGLPYFDYDSTLAFAVTLDPTLQRDTLRMATSTGEPRDYVRFGSFSFPFDGRRHRLAVFQPLDPNERRLFLPFADATSGGATYSAGRYLDFDPAPDGRYVLDFNYAYSPYCAYNPSYSCPLPPPENRLPIAVRAGERNATSA